The sequence below is a genomic window from Brevibacillus laterosporus.
CAGATGGTTTTGTATCGCACTCTGTTTGCTTTTATTGTTGCTGCTGCTGTGGGGCTCATTCTTTTTTTTACACAAAAAACCAGCCCTTTGAAAATAGGTAGTGAATATGAAATAAAACATGAGGAACAGCATCTCAACATGCAGGGAAAAAAGCTAAGTAGTACGTTTACTCACGCGGTCGATGAGTTCTTTGATATGGGGAAATTCCTCATTTTCGGGGCGTTGATTAGTGCGATTATTCAAGTGTATGTCTCTCGGGATGTTCTGACCTCTTTCTCAGAAACTCCCTTACATGCCAACCTAACAATGATGGGGCTCGGGTTTATTTTTTCTCTCTGTTCAGAAGCAGATGCTTTTATTGCAGCATCGTTTTCTGGCACATTTAGCAAAGGCTCTTTACTCGCTTTCATGGTGTTTGGCCCGATGATCGACTTGAAAAATACGTTACTGTTAGCAAGTGTCTTCCGTATCGGGTTTGTTGCGAAATTGATTAGTTTAGTGACGTTATTGGTTTTGTTGCTAACTCTATTTTATCCATTATGATAGGAGGTCTCGATAGTGCGTCCCCAAACGAAAAAACATCATTACTATTTACGTAGTTTTTTATTGTTAGGTTTTTCTCTGGTCCTAGCTAATCTGATCTGGACAGGCTCGATCAATTTATATCTAGCACCACGTTTACATATGTTATGTCATGTAACCTTTGCTATTTTGCTTCTATTAACTGGAACTAGTTTTTGGCAAACGTGGCGAACTAAT
It includes:
- a CDS encoding permease; the protein is MLAKLRTISLEMGFALIMGALLYLFLSGGQLPSILSNLHYSTQLLDVKTLFLSILLEAIPFVLIGVFFSALLQTFVSDETVRKWTPRNPILAIPFATMLGFLFPVCECAIVPIVRRLIHKGMPVYVGMIFLLAGPIVNPVVMAATYTAFPNQPQMVLYRTLFAFIVAAAVGLILFFTQKTSPLKIGSEYEIKHEEQHLNMQGKKLSSTFTHAVDEFFDMGKFLIFGALISAIIQVYVSRDVLTSFSETPLHANLTMMGLGFIFSLCSEADAFIAASFSGTFSKGSLLAFMVFGPMIDLKNTLLLASVFRIGFVAKLISLVTLLVLLLTLFYPL